acagcgatcaaaatcccaaataaatatatttgaattgagttggtacaaccaattgaacaaaaaaaaaaacaccattcAAGCGTAGCCGATATCATatttaagagaaaaaaataacattaagaccaaaattcttagtGATTGAGATCAACAATCATAttttaaattgaccgtttatatgatGTGGacctatcttaagacaaaaataaacaaaactaggcatgttctaaaaacaAATGAATAAGCCTAGCAAGTGCTCAATGTAAAAATCCACATTTAGTTACATACCTTAGACTTTGGTTCCCACTGTATATACACAAAACCGGAACAACCTTGGTCGCACACATCCCAGAACAGAATCGGTTGGACTGAACCGGAACTGGTTGGATTAGCCCGGACCGGAAGGAGATGAAAAGATACGAGATTTTTCTTCCATCACGGAATGCCGAACAGATGTGGGCTTCGTCTTCCACAAAAAAAATTTCGCTCACAAATTTTCCTTCCACGTGTGAACTTCACGGACAAATTTTCGCTCATAAATTTTCCTTTCACAGGTGAACTACATGGATATAAGATTGATGCGGAAGATTTTCCAATTACAACCAAcctaattttttcttcttcctctttacaAACCAATCTAATTAGGAACAAAATCTATTTTCAAATCCCTAATTACAGATACCCTAAACTTTTATTTGCAAAGTTTCACTTGATTAATTTACAAATATCCTTCTTAATGGAAGATTGGAAAGGGGAAAAAAAGAAGTGCCTAAATCAGTTTATGATAGGGCTTCCGAGATACCTATTGATGAGAacccgcaaaaaaaaaaaaatactttcttTAGCGTCAGGGAAGagctcgtgcatgataacgtgatTGAGGAGAATCAGAGGTGAATGAAGGAGATGTAGAGACAAGAAGGAGAACCGTCATATTAGAGAGATTAGTAGTTCTATTACATAAGTTACATTATATACATATAAAGGGGTAActagatggaccgcacatccatagGTCGTAGGCCCTGCAACATCAATTGTATTGTTGTACATGCTtaatgttggagaaaatgagttttaataaaagatgtttggtcttggtgtggtttgatctaatgacctaagggtctaaggatacttacttattttgtgagtgaatgaaatgatcctttagtcccacattgtggaaaactaaagaggagttccactatataaccattttcTTACGTATATATTGACAAACAAGGGTGGAAGGGGTGGACCGAAATATACATATTTCGACCCATGCACATCCGCgcataccatgcaccaagtcctctATTTAATAGAAtatatttttgcaagtttttctttaggaatttaattccaaaaatattttcttaaaagttttatttatgggaaaattcCTTTTACgtattttaattgttttacaagaaacaatacttgttttttgaagaaaaccaaaaacttaacttgatttgcaagtattttctcctataaatataactcgaaaaATCTGTTTTCATGACATACCAGAAGAAaacaaatttcattttcttttcttcatcttctcgttTTACTTTGCGCGACGTTTTACTTTCATCCATGTTGctaagttcaagagtgggtaacttgcgttgtgctaactcaattTATACCGGGAAGTCTTATCCTAGACACATCTTCGATGTGAGGGGTTTAACATACTCATCTCGAGTATACCCgcaaactaatgtgttaaggacaacttgttgaacccgTGATTCTTCCctcgtcaagttgtttcggtagaCTTGTTTCGATTCagttctttacatattattttgatACATCTAACGTGTTGTTAATTTTTTTGGATGATTCCAACACTTGATTTAGTATACGATTCTAACAATTTCAGCGATTCGGTATTACAAGTACTTAAAATTTAGATAACATGTTTATTAAGGAGATTTGAATATACTTACGAGAATTTCGTAGGACAATGCATGATGAGTTGTGTTTACCTCAACTACAATTTTAACAAAAGTTTCTATTTCAATGTtgatcatattaaaaaaaaaaattaattgagATCTTAGTTCTAACATTTTTACCTGCTCCGAAGGGACCATATTTTGTAACTGAAATCCACGCTTCTACAACACCGACATATTCTTCCACACTAAATCGCATGATTAATTTATTACAATGTAATATCTTGATCTTACAATTTATTGAATGAAAGTATACTCACTAGTAGACATTGGATGAGATTAATTAGAAACATACAAGGTGTAGTAATAATGGTGTCTTAATAAACGACTAGATGCATAATGCCAGTGATATAAAGTAATGACATGACAAGTTAGAGAGAATGGTATACACTTTGGACAAGACACATTAAAGAGTGAGTGGAAGAAGCGAGACACatcaataaaagtgatatgaaaactCAGCAAGACATATCAATGACACTGATTTAACGAGACAAAATGATGCATGAATAATAGTGATTCAAAGTAACAACATGGCACGTCAAAAACAGTGTTATACAGTTCGGACAAGACGCATCACCTAAGGAGTGAGTGTAAGAGACGAGATACATCAGTATAATGATTTGGAAATTTTAATGAAATATAATTTCATAGAAATCGAGTCCCTCTGTGCCAAAATAACCCAACTTCATTCTCGACATATACTTTATTttctacatcttcttcttttaattagtTTTACGGTTATGGTTGTTAGATTCACACTTATGAGAAAGATACAACAATAAAAAGAGATATGAAACGATACGTTCACATCCTAGTTCCACTTTACCAAAACATGCCATCTGGTTTCGCAACTGGAgatattattgttagagcactgctcggtcgaactcacaagcgttgctatctcaagcttgtttgtcaagtttagttgccaaaactataagtcttgatttctagtctacttatagcaaagtctcagattaggatagaaagtgtagctgagcattagacttcacgacgttcatcgattgaatacgaagaactactaaggggagcttgtgaaacttcatcaacaaaaggtatatggagacttgaactcatctatcactcaaaagtctatttactctatctcctatttgatacaaaagtcgtgtagctatatagacttcaattatgcacattttatatttagagctgagtttaactcgcttacatatttcttgaaatatgtgttggtaagcttttgctttaaccaagttcatcttatattcttgacgaaagtcaaaagatgatcatgtgaaaatcgccttgtaacatctcacatgatttgtgtaagacagtcacttgatgtagactcggcatgttcgtattgatcattcaatcacttgaaaattggtttgaagctaatagtttgtgtgagacgacTATTGTCGTctttcgagaatgtttcaatgaccaTCGTTGATTGACAAAATAATAGACTCACACCTTGCTTCAAGACTGCTATGACTTTTCTTTTTATAGGAACATAACTAAAAAAAAAGTTAATGAAGCCAAACAAAGTtacaactgattttttttttgtacatcATGTACACCTACACGCTGCATTGGAGAAGTAGGACTGAATATCATTGACATAATATGATTCACGTTTTCATAAAAATTTTGGTCTGAATAAAACAAAAGACGTCAAACAAAGTTTTCTGTAAATATTTTCGTAGAACTGATAGAAAATGAAAACTTCTCATAGAAGAAAAATATATGTTAAGGAGAACATACCATTTGCATCATATGGCCAAGCTAGAAATAATAGCAGCTGAAAGAGTAAATATCAAATGAACGACATGCCATAGAGAGAGTCATTTGGCATACCAAGCAAAAACAAACAACAGTTTGCTCTTAACCAATTGCACAAGTGTATACCAACACTAACTATTCGGGCACTGAAAATGAACTAAGTCTATTTGCAATGGTAATCCTATTAAAATATGCAAATACATTCTAGTGGATCTGTGTACATGAACTAAGTAACGACAAGTTAATTTCTGCAAGCCATAGTCTTACATCACAGCAGCATTACTACATTATGTGCATCATTATATTACTGACTTGAGCATGTATGGACAGAAGAATCATGCACAACAATTTATGGTGTTTGCATACATCAATACACCACTACAACTCTACAGTACCACCACAAAAATGTGTCgttttaaaagaaataaaattacacAATTCGCGCCATCCAATTTGCTAAATCAAAATTAAGTTATATTTGCAGCAACCAACTTCAGTTAGTTGTGTCTGCGTGGTCTTTGACATAGCCACATACAGAGCTCATAAGGTAAAGTCTGAGATGGTTATTAATGTTGTATAAGTTTATACATCGTTCATTAGGTTTACCCCAACATTTAACAGGGATGATAAACATATCATATTCAGTCCAGAAGACATACTTAACAAACAATAAATTAAGCAATATGTATACATATCATCATCAAATAGATTAAGAACTTGTATGCACCTAAATAGATCGCTTAATGATGCCTAAGATCATATAATTTTGGAGATACGTGACATATTTTCATAAGAACCCCCTCAAACGACAGTCATTACAACTTAATGTTTTCTAAGATCACATGTATTCCAGATTCCTACTCGGTTTCCCATTCCCGTTAATTCACCTAAATCAAagcagatgaagaaaaaaaaaaaactgaaatacaAATTCCAAATCAAACCCAAACTTTCAGTCTGACAGGTTAAGAAACACTTACCTTCTTTAACTTCTTCACCATCCGTTGGGGTGATTTTGTGTTTCAGTTGATGTAATTTTTTTCCCTTTGAATCGACATTGATTAATGAGTTTAACAAATTTAGGGATTTTGTGTAGCTGAACAAATAAAGAATTTAATTCCCCATATGTTGTTTATCTAAATCAATCTATGAACTTTCTCTCTGTTCGTTAAAGAATGATTTTGGTGTTAACGGAGAAGAGATTCGATTTGGGAATTTTGGTCGATTTGTGTTTCTGTTGGATCGataaatttttagaaaaaaaaacctagaacACGTATTTACCCTTCAGTTTGGTGTAATTCACCAGAATCTTCAACCGAAATGGAAAATACACGGAGGGTATTCGCGTCATTTTGTGTACTAAAAAAAAAGAGGGTCGTACCAAACAATGACCTCTTTTCTTtgtattagtatataagataagATGAATGGGACCAAGGACAAATTAAGAACTCATATTAAAAATATGACTATAATAATTGCTTTTCTTAATcttattggataacgattattacatgaaactagttgaaagcctaacaagctaagctccaacgacgtactactacattaattgaacaggtcgtgctagcctaccagcgagcctcatgaggaaccaaccaagggagccgaagcgtaTAGAGAGGttgattatgtcgcaaggggaTAAGCTAACTCTACATCCCATATCAAATTCTGCAATACCGTGCCATCATGGACTCGAACCTGTGACCTTGTGAAGCGCATCGTCTTTTGAGGAACGAGAATGACCAACTGATTAGTAGGATAATTTATTGGGCCAATTTTGTAAAATATCATAGCTTTATTTTATCATAGCCCAGCCCAACCACCGTGAAGCTAAAGTAAACTTCTGAGTATATATTTTCTTCTCTCTCACGATTTCTTTCAGTTCTTCTTCACTTGTTTCCTCTacatctctctccttctctctagCTCTCATCATGGCGACTGCAATGGTTGAAGACAGCTCCTTCGAAGATGATCAACTAGCTTCAATGTCCACTGATGATATTGTTAGGAACTCTAGACTGCTCGACACCGAAATTCGTATCCTCAAGGTTCTAGATTCatttcaaagaaaacaaaaaacaaatttaattatttatttatttttgtgggAAAATTAACGATTTTTTTGTTTGGTGTTGGTAATGAAGGAAGAATTGCAAAGAACAAATATGGAATTAGAATCATTTAAAGATAAGATTAAAGAGAATCAAGAGAAGATCAAGCTTAATAAACAGTTACCTTACTTAGTCGGTAACATCGTGGAGGTATACAAATTCAAATCTCTCTCATTCTTAGAGTTTGTTTAAATTGTTTAGCTAAGTAGATGGATTTACTTTGGTTTTATTTGTATACCTAGAATTTTATTtagaaaaccctagattttgggttttttttttttttttttatgttagagAAGTGTGTAAATGTCTTTTTTACTTAGATATTGGAAATGAATCCCGAGGAAGATGCTGAGGAAGATGGTGCTAATGTTGATCTCGATTCACAAAGGAAGGGAAAATGTGTTGTACTGAAAACATCTACCCGTCAGGTAAAAAAGTGATTTCATTTTTGTTTGTTGTGTATATGATGTACCCCTGATTGGTTTATTTGTATTGGGAACTCTCTGTTATGTGTAGCTTCTTAGGATGATTTGTGTAGTAATTTGGAGTGATTTTATGAATTATCAAGAGACTGTGATAATTGGGAATCATATGTGCAGAATTGCGGATATGTGTGATTAGGGTTTCAAGGGGTATCCTTTTACAAATGGATGAGGTTTGAATTTATGAGTCAGATATGGTGTCTGAATTAATGATTTGTAGTTGTTAACACTTTATTTATTGGTTAGAGTGTTCATCCTAGTTATTTAGGTTTTCTGTAAATATAGTGTAACAGTGATTGAGCTGAAGGAATGAAAATGGATTTGATATCACTTCGTAATCTTTTAATTTCATCTAATCCTCTATGATCCATCATTGTTACATGTTGCACTTTCCAGACTGTTCACACAGGACACACCAGGACTTTATCTTTTTTCCTATGATTCCTCTTCTAAGAGGCTTCAACATCGGTGTTATATTTCTTATTGAGCTGTTCGTTTTTATTGCAGACAATCTTTCTACCTGTTATTGGTCTAGTGGATCCTGATAAGCTAAAACCTGGGGATTTGGTTGGTGTTAACAAAGACAGTTACTTGATCTTGGACACTCTTCCATCGGAATATGATTCACGTGTAAAGGCAATGGAAGTTGATGAAAAGCCAACCGAGGATTACAATGATATCGGAGGGTTGGAGAAGCAGGTGCATTTCTTCTTCCAAAACACGAGTGCGTACACTTTTTTGAAGTGTTGAACTCTTTTGTTCATGGGGCATCctggttttttttattttgttgcagATTCAAGAACTTGTGGAGGCTATTGTTCTTCCTATGACGCACAAAGAGAGGTTCCAGAAATTAGGAGTTCGCCCACCCAAAGGAGTGCTCTTATACGGACCTCCTGGAACGGGGAAAACATTAATGGCTCGAGCTTGTGCAGCACAGACTAATGCCACTTTTTTGAAGCTAGCAGGCCCACAACTTGTTCAGGTTTTCCTTCAATCCTTGAAGAATTCCTTAACCCCTGTTTGTTACTGAACAGTTGAATTTGCATAAGTGATATTGCATGCTGAATGTATTCAGATGTTCATTGGAGACGGAGCAAAGCTTGTTCGTGATGCCTTTCAGCTTGCAAAGGAGAAGTCTCCCTGCATCATCTTTATAGATGAAATCGACGCAATTGGTACCAAAAGATTTGACAGGTATGCAGAGCCTCCTCCCTCTCTCTCTACCCTCACTTTCCTAGCCCATCCTCATTGAGTAGCCGAGATACGCTGATAATGGCAGAGATCACCATGAGCATCAGAGATATCTGATAGACATCTTGTAACTGGGTTCTTAAAGACTTTAGGCTCACCCCAGACATGTGGTTCTGGGGTGAAAATTAGAACTCCCTACGGTGAGATTCAGAAATTGTTGCATAATGGAAGTTGCTATACGTTTGAATGGAGTAAACATATTCATATTTAAGTTGTTCTGTTATGTCTTCCATACCCTTATTTTGCTTGTGGCAAATGGTTGAAAACATAAATTTTGGACATTTTTTCAGCACTATATTTGTGTGTATATTACATAGCAGCCATGTCATTGCAGTGAAGTCAGTGGAGATAGGGAAGTGCAAAGGACTATGTTGGAGTTGCTGAATCAGCTTGATGGTTTCAGCAGTGATGACCGTATAAAAGTCAGTATCTTATCTTATCTTATACGCAGTAATATCAGTTGGTAGGATTCTTCTGCGAGATACACAGTATAATGTTTCAGATGCTCTATCACGCAGAGTGCGTCTAGATACTTAGTCAAATATCTAGACGCAGAGTGgtcaaagtttatttttaaaATCCGTTTCTTCGTATgtacattactcaaatatatgtCATGGTTAACTGCAGGTGATAGCAGCAACAAACCGAGCTGACATCCTGGATCCTGCCCTCATGCGTTCAGGTCGTTTAGATCGAAAAATTGAGTTTCCACATCCCACTGAAGAAGCTAGAGCTCGAATATTGCAGGTAATTTAAACTGTTCGTACTTTATATTCTCTATTCTGCTACTCACTCAGTTTGTTTATGCTGATAATTCTGATTGAATTGCAGATCCATTCAAGAAAAATGAATGTAAACCCAGAtgtcaattttgaggagttggcTCGTTCAACAGATGATTTCAACGGAGCGCAGCTGAAAGCCGTCTGTGTGGAGGCTGGTATGCTGGCTCTGCGTCGAGATGCAACTGAGGTACGTAAAGGGCCTTGCCCTAGTTTTTGTTTCTATGTCCTAAACCTAAGGTTTAAGCCTCACAACTACTCCAAAGCTAAAGCTATACGTAGAAAAACAGCAATTATGACTGGTAATTTTGGATTCACACATATTCAAATAACTCGTATAATAGAAACATCGAGAACCTTCCAGATGAGGGAAAGATAGAATGATATAACTATATTCGACACTAGATCATGCACAAAAAATGTTCACACCTGTGTGCTGCACGAGATTTAAGGTTTGTCTTTTAGGAATAGGTGTCAGTTAGCCCTGATAGCACCACAAGGTATAAGCTTTTGATAATAAAGTAGTTGTATATGTTCTCTCTCTGCTATTCTTCCATTAGTACTATATAGAAAGAAGGAATTATTTAACTACAGTCAAACTCTAGATCATGCCCAGAAATTGTCCACTCCTCTTGGTAAATTATATGTGCTTCATGAGATTTTAAGGACTGTCATTTAGCAATATGTGTTAGTTACCCCTGATAGTACCTATAAATAATACAGTAGTTGTATATGTTCTCAGTTCTCACTCTACCATTCCTTCATTAGTACTCTATGATAAATACAATCATCGATCAGCAGTATGAGTGCTGCAATTG
Above is a genomic segment from Papaver somniferum cultivar HN1 chromosome 10, ASM357369v1, whole genome shotgun sequence containing:
- the LOC113318458 gene encoding 26S proteasome regulatory subunit 6A homolog, which encodes MATAMVEDSSFEDDQLASMSTDDIVRNSRLLDTEIRILKEELQRTNMELESFKDKIKENQEKIKLNKQLPYLVGNIVEILEMNPEEDAEEDGANVDLDSQRKGKCVVLKTSTRQTIFLPVIGLVDPDKLKPGDLVGVNKDSYLILDTLPSEYDSRVKAMEVDEKPTEDYNDIGGLEKQIQELVEAIVLPMTHKERFQKLGVRPPKGVLLYGPPGTGKTLMARACAAQTNATFLKLAGPQLVQMFIGDGAKLVRDAFQLAKEKSPCIIFIDEIDAIGTKRFDSEVSGDREVQRTMLELLNQLDGFSSDDRIKVIAATNRADILDPALMRSGRLDRKIEFPHPTEEARARILQIHSRKMNVNPDVNFEELARSTDDFNGAQLKAVCVEAGMLALRRDATEVIHEDFNEGIIQVQAKKKASLNYYA